A genomic stretch from Desulfohalobium retbaense DSM 5692 includes:
- a CDS encoding DUF169 domain-containing protein, translated as MAGMSYKEMQDVLMEELRLYHYPIAVKFFFKDEEIEEFKDKAEFYLPVKPMTFCQWEIAARMKGQTVLAEEEGLGCNNAKCAFGWKPIDENEIKSHLKYVRDEKQAESFVRTKPRLPEGTLKAVAVSPLADTVFEPSTVHFYCDNMQAYHLAVDWMAALDTHPLRTNITINSSACAGNVFSYLEKSANMLPACSGSYNAGKTERGEINFITPGDHIGLVVQRLLDRKAERGSSSVTRPGDNFPGADVCKNCPLIVFKKDGKK; from the coding sequence ATGGCCGGAATGAGTTATAAGGAAATGCAGGATGTCCTGATGGAAGAACTGCGGCTGTATCACTATCCGATAGCCGTTAAATTTTTCTTCAAGGACGAAGAGATCGAAGAATTCAAGGATAAAGCGGAGTTCTATCTTCCGGTGAAGCCGATGACGTTTTGCCAATGGGAGATTGCGGCGCGGATGAAAGGGCAAACCGTGCTCGCCGAGGAAGAAGGTCTGGGATGCAACAACGCCAAATGCGCCTTTGGTTGGAAGCCCATCGATGAGAATGAAATCAAGAGCCATTTGAAGTATGTACGGGATGAAAAGCAGGCCGAGAGCTTTGTTCGCACCAAGCCCCGCCTGCCCGAAGGAACATTGAAGGCCGTTGCCGTAAGCCCCCTGGCTGACACTGTCTTTGAGCCGAGCACCGTGCATTTTTATTGTGACAATATGCAGGCCTACCACTTGGCGGTGGATTGGATGGCCGCTTTGGACACCCATCCTTTACGGACCAACATCACGATCAACTCTTCGGCATGTGCCGGAAACGTCTTCTCCTACCTGGAAAAATCGGCCAACATGCTGCCAGCCTGCAGCGGCAGCTACAATGCCGGTAAAACCGAACGCGGTGAAATCAATTTCATCACCCCGGGCGACCATATCGGACTGGTGGTTCAGCGGTTGCTTGACCGCAAGGCTGAGCGGGGCAGCAGTTCGGTGACCCGTCCCGGGGACAATTTTCCCGGGGCTGACGTTTGTAAAAACTGTCCGCTTATTGTTTTCAAAAAGGACGGGAAAAAATAG
- a CDS encoding sulfite exporter TauE/SafE family protein, which translates to MHRQFARAMTAAAVLALSLFLCGPLWAQNGVQASLESKDLQVGETVTIKGKIQPGKDLFVTVASQDKFAPQDTDGVNEKKSFARDVQDNAFEMDTEVPVLYYVLTNKPEELGNITKKRFGGPSFAKGIYETTMFRLGDYDQLNTELKQYLGPIDTQQEWDFYRYTHETSYGINTVTKERTQIGKVTIFARSVLGDYEQTGNYWDEGTSIELDKATGEFTASFKTFRHSPPDTNFDVFVNGKEIGSYTLEGKGFWLSLGGRYMNPLWIILGAILVGAFFSLIGAAGGMLMAAYQVMVVNTMGPVGINAANVLRPSNVALTLFSPLGSFYRYAIKERRVAWPVGLSFGVGILIGSIWLGKYVTEFLPLASYKEWLAVLVVLMGARTLYELTPKVMEKRKNIKAMTQKFNEEVRKAKEEGRAAQMGSIEPVSTGLTNFRFKFWGEEFKINPLLFGIIGLGIGIVARCFGIGGGFLLVPIMTMVGALPMYVAVPVGLVGTCFSSIGSFIGYLMNGYLPDFWIALAIIIGGFVGGTIGSRMQKLFTEKQLKWILAVVLFFLFFRFFKIEIWL; encoded by the coding sequence ATGCACAGACAGTTTGCACGTGCCATGACCGCTGCGGCGGTACTCGCCTTGTCCCTGTTTCTCTGCGGCCCGCTCTGGGCCCAAAACGGGGTACAAGCCAGCCTTGAGTCCAAGGATCTCCAGGTTGGAGAGACCGTGACCATTAAGGGCAAGATCCAGCCGGGAAAGGACCTTTTTGTTACTGTGGCCTCCCAGGACAAGTTCGCGCCGCAAGACACGGACGGGGTCAATGAGAAGAAGTCTTTTGCCCGTGATGTTCAGGACAACGCCTTTGAAATGGATACCGAGGTGCCGGTTCTGTATTATGTCCTGACCAACAAGCCCGAAGAATTGGGGAATATCACCAAGAAACGTTTCGGCGGCCCTTCCTTTGCCAAGGGGATCTATGAAACGACCATGTTCAGGCTTGGTGATTATGACCAGCTCAACACTGAGCTCAAGCAATACCTCGGCCCGATCGATACCCAGCAGGAGTGGGATTTCTACCGCTATACCCACGAGACCTCTTACGGAATCAATACGGTGACCAAAGAGCGCACCCAGATCGGAAAGGTCACCATTTTCGCCCGTTCTGTCCTGGGCGACTATGAACAAACCGGCAATTACTGGGACGAAGGGACCTCCATTGAGCTGGACAAGGCCACTGGTGAATTCACCGCCAGCTTCAAGACCTTCCGTCACTCCCCGCCGGACACGAATTTCGACGTCTTTGTCAACGGCAAGGAAATCGGCTCCTATACCCTGGAAGGCAAAGGATTCTGGCTCTCCCTGGGCGGCCGGTACATGAACCCCTTGTGGATCATTCTGGGCGCGATTCTTGTCGGGGCCTTCTTTTCGCTGATCGGGGCCGCCGGCGGCATGCTCATGGCCGCCTACCAGGTCATGGTTGTCAATACCATGGGGCCGGTGGGGATCAACGCGGCCAACGTCCTGCGGCCTTCCAACGTCGCCTTGACCCTGTTCTCGCCCCTGGGGTCGTTTTACCGCTATGCGATCAAGGAACGCCGCGTGGCCTGGCCGGTCGGCCTCTCTTTTGGCGTGGGGATTTTGATCGGTTCTATCTGGCTCGGGAAATATGTCACCGAATTCCTGCCGCTGGCCTCGTACAAGGAATGGCTGGCCGTGCTCGTGGTCCTCATGGGCGCCCGGACCTTGTATGAATTGACTCCGAAGGTCATGGAAAAGCGGAAAAACATCAAGGCCATGACCCAGAAGTTCAATGAAGAAGTCCGCAAGGCCAAAGAAGAGGGCCGCGCCGCACAAATGGGCTCCATTGAACCTGTGAGCACCGGGCTGACCAACTTCCGCTTCAAGTTCTGGGGCGAAGAATTCAAGATCAACCCCTTGCTCTTTGGCATCATTGGCCTTGGTATCGGTATCGTGGCTCGCTGCTTCGGTATCGGTGGTGGCTTCCTGCTCGTGCCCATCATGACCATGGTCGGCGCCCTGCCCATGTACGTGGCTGTGCCGGTTGGTCTGGTCGGGACCTGTTTCTCCTCTATCGGGTCCTTTATTGGCTACCTGATGAATGGGTACCTCCCCGACTTCTGGATCGCCCTGGCGATCATCATCGGCGGCTTCGTCGGTGGCACGATCGGCAGCCGGATGCAGAAACTGTTTACTGAAAAGCAATTGAAGTGGATCTTGGCCGTTGTGCTCTTTTTCCTCTTCTTCCGCTTTTTCAAGATCGAGATCTGGCTCTAA
- a CDS encoding TolC family protein, translating into MTAVLNTFVSLVLILGSVSVFPSLSMAATDAALTLGQAVQTALEDNHRLEAAGARVRGAQAGVKAKRGSLGPSAKVDYGYTRLDEEPTAFGIQSGEQNQWDAHLNVSQPLFTGLWLLSGYQKAQLESDRARLELQDLRLTVALQVQTAFLDLIKARENVTIAQDALRQLRAQRDVAQSFYEVGVKPKLDVLQAEVDVAGAEQDLLAAQNRVQTQKARLNTLLGRPAQSEVTYTGSLDFTPFPLPLKTCMAIAKKHRPDLALAQKSVQIGEKAVREIASARYPQISANYDYYRAGDTPAVDGNEYQDPSEWRLSARMQWEIFNSGNTTYQIAQAREQVQGLQAEARNADTEAQYEVKAAFLRLEQAQKQIRVARKAIQEAEEGYRIAQERYANQVGTNTDVLNAQARLTQSRGRLTTAMADYQQAMAQLFNAMGLLRPALTTTGLPLNTSSSST; encoded by the coding sequence ATGACCGCCGTATTGAATACATTTGTCTCTCTTGTCCTCATTCTGGGCAGTGTGTCCGTCTTTCCCTCACTTTCGATGGCCGCGACCGATGCGGCGTTGACGCTGGGACAGGCCGTGCAAACCGCTCTAGAGGACAACCACCGCCTGGAGGCCGCCGGAGCCCGGGTCCGCGGCGCTCAGGCCGGGGTCAAGGCAAAACGCGGCTCTTTGGGTCCCTCAGCGAAGGTCGATTACGGCTATACCCGACTTGATGAGGAACCGACCGCCTTTGGAATCCAGTCTGGGGAGCAGAACCAGTGGGACGCCCACTTGAATGTCAGTCAGCCCCTTTTCACCGGCCTGTGGCTGTTAAGCGGCTACCAGAAAGCGCAACTCGAGTCGGACCGAGCCCGACTCGAACTCCAGGACCTCAGGCTTACTGTCGCCCTACAGGTCCAAACCGCCTTTCTGGACCTGATCAAGGCCCGGGAAAATGTGACCATTGCCCAGGATGCGCTGAGACAACTCCGGGCCCAACGCGATGTGGCCCAATCCTTTTACGAGGTGGGCGTCAAACCCAAACTCGACGTCCTTCAGGCTGAAGTGGATGTGGCCGGCGCCGAACAGGACCTGCTGGCGGCTCAAAACAGAGTACAGACCCAGAAGGCCCGCCTGAACACCCTTCTCGGCCGTCCAGCTCAAAGCGAGGTCACCTATACCGGCAGCCTGGATTTTACCCCCTTTCCCCTGCCCTTGAAGACCTGCATGGCCATCGCCAAAAAACACCGCCCCGACCTCGCTCTGGCCCAGAAAAGCGTTCAAATCGGGGAGAAAGCCGTGCGAGAAATCGCCAGTGCCAGGTACCCTCAGATCAGTGCCAATTACGATTATTACCGAGCCGGGGACACCCCGGCCGTTGACGGCAACGAATATCAGGACCCGAGCGAGTGGCGGCTTTCCGCCCGCATGCAATGGGAAATCTTCAACTCTGGAAACACAACGTATCAAATTGCCCAGGCCCGGGAACAGGTCCAGGGATTGCAAGCAGAAGCGCGCAATGCGGATACAGAAGCACAATACGAAGTCAAAGCCGCATTCCTTCGTCTGGAGCAGGCCCAAAAACAGATCCGTGTCGCTCGCAAGGCGATCCAGGAGGCTGAAGAGGGGTACCGTATTGCTCAGGAACGGTATGCCAACCAGGTCGGCACCAATACCGACGTCCTCAACGCCCAGGCCAGACTGACGCAAAGCCGAGGCCGTTTGACGACCGCGATGGCCGACTATCAACAGGCCATGGCCCAGCTTTTTAACGCCATGGGGCTTTTGCGCCCGGCATTGACGACCACGGGATTGCCCCTGAACACCTCCTCATCTTCGACATGA
- a CDS encoding putative bifunctional diguanylate cyclase/phosphodiesterase, with the protein MQRNLNKRFFQPAMIVLIYVLVAGVWIVFSDSIVAQLAPSSHWRTTLQSLKGLFFVAGTGILLYVLIRGYAESLRQKERHNRLTQRAAKACSWDWDIEADRFTWAGDVSSFLTEGDGTSPLPRTYQDVLRHIHPEDIPNFERAVQESLLRDQELHLEFRWQRGANTRWFFAVGEVERDLTTNKPQHLRGIIRDITQRKQAEQELAYKSEWDGLTGLLNRSFFLKRLEQLFQTQRRLGHCSFAVLLLDIDRFSRINDSLGHWVGDAVLQEASRRLANFLSPADSLARLSADEFGILLQASNDQDQVLRSAHHILEVLKTPMHLSPHDINITASIGVVTCFDANPYNNPEYILRDAATAMRQAKLQGGDQIAAFKKALHTQAFEALSLENQLRKNLRDPAQQELFLAFQPIVDLGSGEIAGFEALIRWRLADGTVIPPNRFIPVAEQSGLIQPLGKWVLDSACAALAALRANDPNAVDHMHVNVNVSARQLEQHDFVREINELLLIHNLPAQTLRLELTETVLMENAAQVQNFLGQLQEIGIGVAVDDFGTGYSSLSYLHRFSINTLKIDLSFVQSVLTNEHSKAITQAIIDMAQSLNKTVVAEGIETQEQAALIAAMGCRYAQGFLFSYPLEKEALPQLLDQQPLVPTPRE; encoded by the coding sequence ATGCAACGCAATCTGAACAAGCGCTTCTTTCAACCAGCGATGATCGTCCTGATCTATGTGCTTGTCGCCGGAGTCTGGATCGTCTTTTCTGATTCCATTGTCGCCCAATTAGCGCCATCAAGCCATTGGCGCACGACCCTCCAAAGCCTGAAAGGCCTTTTCTTTGTCGCCGGTACCGGCATTTTGCTCTACGTCCTGATCCGGGGATATGCGGAAAGTCTGCGCCAAAAAGAGCGGCACAACCGTCTCACCCAGCGCGCAGCCAAAGCCTGCAGTTGGGACTGGGATATCGAAGCAGACCGTTTCACCTGGGCCGGCGACGTCTCCAGTTTTCTAACCGAAGGGGACGGCACCTCCCCTTTGCCCCGGACCTATCAAGATGTGCTCCGGCACATTCATCCCGAAGACATTCCGAACTTTGAACGAGCGGTCCAGGAAAGCTTGCTGCGCGACCAGGAACTCCACTTGGAATTTCGCTGGCAACGGGGCGCCAATACGCGGTGGTTTTTTGCCGTGGGCGAGGTGGAACGCGACCTCACGACGAACAAGCCCCAGCACTTGCGCGGCATCATCCGCGATATCACCCAACGCAAACAGGCAGAGCAAGAACTCGCCTATAAAAGCGAATGGGACGGTCTCACCGGCCTGCTCAACCGTTCCTTCTTTCTCAAGCGCCTGGAACAGCTTTTCCAAACCCAGCGCCGCCTGGGGCACTGCTCCTTTGCCGTCCTGCTTTTGGACATCGACCGCTTCAGCCGAATCAACGACAGCCTCGGACACTGGGTGGGCGACGCTGTATTGCAGGAAGCCAGCCGCCGATTGGCCAACTTTCTCTCTCCAGCGGATTCCCTGGCCCGGCTGAGTGCCGATGAATTCGGCATCCTGCTCCAGGCCAGCAACGACCAGGACCAGGTCCTGAGAAGCGCCCACCATATTCTCGAGGTCCTGAAAACCCCGATGCACCTCTCTCCGCATGACATCAATATCACGGCCAGTATAGGGGTGGTGACCTGTTTCGACGCCAATCCTTACAACAATCCGGAATATATTCTGCGCGATGCCGCCACAGCGATGCGCCAGGCCAAACTCCAGGGCGGCGACCAGATCGCCGCGTTCAAAAAAGCCCTGCACACCCAAGCTTTTGAAGCCCTGTCCCTGGAGAATCAGCTTCGAAAAAACCTCCGAGACCCGGCTCAACAGGAACTCTTTCTGGCCTTCCAGCCCATCGTCGACCTGGGCAGCGGTGAGATTGCGGGATTCGAGGCCTTGATCCGCTGGAGGCTGGCCGACGGAACGGTCATTCCGCCCAATCGCTTTATTCCCGTGGCTGAACAAAGCGGATTGATCCAGCCGCTTGGCAAATGGGTCCTGGATTCGGCCTGTGCGGCACTGGCCGCATTGCGGGCGAATGACCCCAATGCAGTTGACCACATGCATGTCAACGTCAATGTGTCCGCCCGCCAATTGGAACAGCACGATTTTGTTCGCGAAATCAATGAACTGCTCCTGATTCACAACCTGCCTGCCCAGACCCTGCGTTTGGAACTCACTGAGACCGTGCTCATGGAGAACGCCGCCCAGGTCCAGAATTTCCTCGGCCAACTCCAGGAGATCGGCATCGGAGTGGCGGTGGATGACTTCGGAACCGGATATTCCTCGTTGAGCTATCTGCACCGTTTTTCGATCAACACCTTGAAAATCGATTTGAGTTTTGTCCAAAGCGTTTTGACCAACGAGCACAGCAAAGCCATCACCCAGGCCATTATTGATATGGCCCAATCCTTGAACAAAACTGTTGTCGCTGAGGGCATTGAAACGCAGGAACAGGCCGCCCTGATAGCAGCGATGGGATGCCGGTACGCGCAGGGATTTCTCTTCAGTTACCCCCTTGAGAAGGAAGCGCTTCCGCAATTGCTCGACCAACAGCCCCTTGTGCCGACCCCTCGGGAATAA
- a CDS encoding AEC family transporter — MVTDIVWAVVQIFCVFGLGWLARHLNYLQGMDIGRFSRLAIDFLMPCLVFSATTEHFATERLHELWPLPVIAFAIVVFGTCVGAGARLLLKKRTVAQRRTVHHLCAVNNAVFLPVILVENLWGDAAVANLFFFSLGAALGLWSIGVVLLGGGSWRDGVRHLLTPTHLALLMALTLCLLGATEAIPTIVAQTTAFVGSAAIPLVLFLVGASLYPLPDFSPRRLVLLTSCLRIIGIPVLLTLILRQLPIVDDVYNMAVVNAFMPAAAISTILTHRFGGDPQLAASTVVATTLASLITVPLGLSWALI, encoded by the coding sequence TTGGTCACTGATATCGTCTGGGCGGTGGTCCAGATATTTTGCGTCTTTGGCCTTGGCTGGCTGGCTAGGCATCTCAATTACCTTCAAGGCATGGATATCGGGCGTTTCAGCCGGTTGGCCATCGATTTCCTGATGCCCTGCCTTGTTTTTTCGGCCACCACCGAACATTTTGCCACCGAGCGCTTGCACGAACTCTGGCCCCTGCCGGTCATCGCTTTCGCCATCGTGGTCTTTGGGACCTGTGTGGGGGCTGGGGCACGGCTTTTGCTCAAAAAACGGACAGTGGCGCAACGCAGGACGGTCCACCACCTCTGCGCGGTGAACAACGCCGTTTTTCTCCCGGTGATTCTCGTAGAAAACCTGTGGGGAGACGCCGCGGTAGCCAATCTCTTTTTCTTCAGCCTCGGAGCGGCACTCGGGCTCTGGAGTATCGGCGTCGTCCTGCTCGGCGGCGGTTCCTGGCGCGATGGCGTTCGCCATCTGCTCACACCGACCCACCTCGCCCTGCTCATGGCACTCACCCTGTGTCTTCTGGGAGCGACCGAAGCGATACCAACCATAGTGGCCCAGACCACCGCCTTTGTCGGTTCGGCCGCCATCCCGCTGGTCCTCTTTCTCGTGGGAGCCAGCCTCTATCCCCTGCCGGATTTCTCTCCCCGGCGGCTTGTCCTCTTGACCTCCTGCTTGCGCATCATTGGTATCCCGGTCTTGCTGACCCTCATCCTGCGTCAATTGCCCATCGTGGACGACGTCTACAATATGGCTGTCGTCAACGCCTTCATGCCAGCTGCGGCCATTTCGACCATCTTGACCCACCGCTTTGGTGGCGACCCCCAGCTTGCCGCCAGTACGGTCGTGGCCACCACCCTAGCCTCACTGATCACCGTGCCCCTCGGCCTAAGCTGGGCCCTGATCTGA
- a CDS encoding C39 family peptidase, which produces MRKEIQSVKELRYKNIVRQGLDYSCGSAALATIIKYYYGRKKLTEQDIVKDILEKGDDARIKDKGFSLLDLKQYAERQGFRAEGYKIEADQLSQLSIPIIVLMEVKNYKHFVVLKGVKNNKVYLGDPAYGHRVVKLEEFSKSWNNIFLAVLGTNPDKDLYKLHQLNVSQKDAWSLRQTALPLHFMTRPFEMNCN; this is translated from the coding sequence ATGCGCAAAGAAATCCAAAGCGTCAAAGAGCTTCGCTACAAAAACATTGTCAGGCAGGGTCTGGACTACAGTTGCGGTTCAGCCGCCCTGGCGACGATCATCAAATACTACTACGGCCGAAAAAAGCTGACTGAACAGGACATCGTCAAAGATATCCTTGAAAAAGGGGACGATGCGCGGATAAAAGACAAAGGATTTTCATTGCTTGATCTCAAACAATACGCGGAACGGCAAGGCTTCAGGGCTGAAGGGTACAAAATAGAAGCGGATCAATTGTCGCAGCTGAGTATTCCAATCATCGTTCTGATGGAAGTCAAAAATTATAAACACTTTGTGGTACTCAAAGGAGTCAAAAACAATAAGGTGTATCTTGGCGATCCGGCCTATGGCCATCGTGTTGTCAAGTTGGAAGAATTTTCCAAATCCTGGAACAACATCTTTTTAGCCGTTCTCGGCACCAATCCGGACAAAGATCTGTATAAACTCCACCAACTCAATGTCTCTCAAAAAGATGCCTGGAGTCTTCGTCAGACAGCTCTCCCGCTTCACTTTATGACTCGCCCTTTTGAAATGAATTGTAACTGA
- a CDS encoding sigma 54-interacting transcriptional regulator: MHRIDIRCECNLAAQAFSPPHCDDCESRYPVKIIDISLGGAKLVFNTLPFNNDYFTLKLEDFPNIEIVAYVKFKKENQAIVVFYYDSVENAQKIIEIVRKHYEHKNHNYCPYCGQTHASGSLFCPHTQLSLNIYDPAYLNDHVCRTLLKRISWRLHNVDCDKAWSILSSLDKQLLSVQPTTAQLEIVGTSPAMLNLFSQIRKVAATDLPVLILGESGTGKELASKAIFERSDRKSKPFIVINCAAIPETLLEAELFGYERGAFTGAHTTRHGKFEHADEGTILLDEVGDLPQSLQAKLLRFLEEGTIERLGSNTPRQLDIRILAATNQDLESKVHNGTFRLDLYHRLSAFTITLPALRDRGADKTILAKFFLNKFSQKYNSGRPMVFSSTAIGAINDYAWPGNIREMINKIRKAVVIADSHTISTEDLGLHTSQPTSLGAQNEGRKKKIDKATLLETLDACSWNKSLAAKRLCISRPTLYKLTREYGLL, translated from the coding sequence ATGCATAGAATTGACATTCGCTGTGAATGCAATTTAGCTGCTCAAGCATTCTCGCCACCCCATTGCGATGATTGTGAAAGCCGTTACCCGGTGAAGATAATCGATATAAGCTTGGGAGGGGCCAAACTAGTATTCAACACCCTCCCATTCAATAATGACTATTTTACTCTCAAGCTTGAAGACTTTCCAAATATTGAAATTGTGGCTTATGTAAAATTTAAAAAAGAAAATCAGGCTATAGTTGTTTTTTATTACGACTCAGTCGAAAATGCGCAAAAAATAATTGAGATAGTACGAAAACACTACGAACACAAAAACCACAATTACTGTCCCTATTGCGGCCAAACCCACGCCAGTGGAAGTCTTTTCTGCCCTCATACCCAGTTAAGCTTGAACATTTACGACCCCGCCTACCTCAATGACCACGTCTGTCGAACGCTCCTCAAACGCATCAGTTGGCGATTGCACAATGTTGATTGCGACAAAGCCTGGTCTATTCTCTCTTCCCTCGACAAACAATTACTCAGTGTGCAGCCCACAACCGCACAATTGGAGATCGTAGGGACCTCTCCAGCCATGTTGAATCTCTTTTCACAAATCCGCAAAGTCGCCGCCACCGACCTCCCCGTTCTCATTCTTGGCGAAAGCGGAACCGGTAAAGAGCTCGCTAGCAAAGCTATATTCGAACGAAGTGACCGCAAATCGAAACCATTTATCGTCATCAACTGTGCAGCCATTCCCGAAACTTTGCTCGAGGCTGAACTTTTTGGGTACGAACGCGGCGCGTTCACTGGCGCGCACACGACCCGCCACGGCAAATTTGAGCACGCTGACGAAGGCACAATCCTTTTGGATGAAGTCGGAGACCTCCCCCAATCCCTTCAAGCGAAGCTCCTGCGCTTTCTTGAAGAAGGGACCATTGAACGCCTCGGCTCCAATACCCCCCGACAACTTGATATCCGCATCCTGGCAGCCACCAACCAGGACCTTGAAAGCAAAGTCCACAACGGCACCTTCCGACTTGACCTCTACCACCGGTTGAGCGCCTTCACCATTACCCTTCCCGCCCTGCGGGACCGCGGCGCCGACAAGACCATCCTCGCCAAATTTTTCCTCAACAAATTCAGTCAAAAATACAATTCCGGTCGCCCCATGGTCTTTTCCAGCACGGCGATTGGGGCCATCAACGACTATGCCTGGCCCGGCAATATCCGTGAAATGATCAATAAAATCCGCAAGGCAGTCGTCATAGCCGACTCGCATACTATTAGCACGGAAGATCTGGGGCTCCATACATCCCAACCCACGTCATTGGGCGCCCAAAATGAGGGACGGAAAAAGAAAATTGACAAAGCGACCCTCCTTGAAACGCTGGATGCATGCAGTTGGAACAAAAGCCTGGCTGCCAAAAGGTTATGCATAAGCAGACCGACATTGTACAAACTGACACGGGAGTACGGACTTCTATGA
- a CDS encoding OmpH family outer membrane protein, translating to MLKKCLPAFLLVLCFAPQLALAQAKIGFFDLQEIIRSSEAGKQSQQELRQFVESQHALLRSKRDNIEKAQKALQDAPKNNGERKKLQQQLNEQIDEYRSLSSQYRSELQKRDAALTNSINRDVQGIVHRIAQQMKLTFVFETNGCGIVVYPESTDITEEVIQEYNSALISQK from the coding sequence ATGCTGAAAAAATGTCTCCCCGCTTTTTTGCTTGTTCTATGCTTCGCCCCTCAACTGGCTCTGGCACAGGCAAAAATTGGTTTTTTTGATCTGCAGGAAATCATTCGCAGTTCTGAGGCTGGCAAGCAGTCCCAACAAGAATTGCGCCAGTTTGTTGAATCCCAGCACGCCCTCCTGCGATCTAAGCGTGACAACATCGAAAAGGCCCAAAAAGCGCTGCAAGATGCCCCAAAAAACAATGGTGAGCGGAAAAAACTGCAACAGCAATTAAATGAACAGATTGATGAGTACCGAAGCCTCAGCTCGCAATACCGCAGCGAACTCCAAAAAAGAGATGCCGCATTGACAAACTCAATAAATCGTGACGTACAGGGCATCGTTCACCGCATAGCGCAACAGATGAAGTTGACCTTTGTCTTCGAAACCAATGGGTGCGGAATAGTTGTTTATCCAGAATCTACCGATATCACAGAAGAAGTTATTCAAGAATACAACTCCGCCTTGATTTCTCAAAAGTGA
- a CDS encoding transporter, giving the protein MLRVIKPTIYIACFLFFWTSISPVYGQSNSTTSPKDETTEIEQGGALLDPGQFIWEPGIQYSHTSRTRLSISGFTIFEAIVLGRIQTEDSKKDVIMPYMNFKAGLLKNLQLDIKVPFLYRRDRITSDSNDDDEKIITDANLGDIEAALYTQVLRERGAIPDLIINTRVKSRTGQDPYDLETDDDDDPTELPTGSGHWGVSWGLTASKSSDPALLFASLNYYYNIKRDIGDDIGEIEPGDSIEYGFGLAYALNERLSSSIFYQQRIYDKTKQNGEGIDGSDLNVSTLYFGANYALSPQRSISVSLGTGLSEDAPDVTLQVSMPILFGLDG; this is encoded by the coding sequence ATGTTGCGTGTTATAAAACCAACCATTTACATCGCCTGCTTCCTTTTTTTCTGGACATCGATCTCCCCTGTCTATGGACAATCCAACTCCACAACCTCTCCCAAGGATGAAACAACAGAAATCGAACAGGGAGGAGCCCTCCTGGATCCTGGTCAATTTATTTGGGAGCCCGGCATACAGTACTCCCATACATCACGGACACGACTTTCCATCAGTGGTTTCACGATCTTTGAGGCTATTGTCTTAGGAAGAATTCAAACTGAAGACTCAAAAAAAGATGTCATCATGCCGTATATGAACTTCAAAGCAGGACTTTTAAAGAATCTCCAACTTGATATTAAAGTTCCATTTTTATATAGACGTGACCGTATCACTTCAGATAGCAATGATGACGACGAAAAAATCATAACTGACGCGAACCTCGGAGATATAGAAGCTGCGCTTTATACCCAGGTTCTTCGTGAACGGGGCGCGATTCCGGATTTAATCATAAACACCAGAGTCAAAAGCAGAACCGGCCAAGATCCGTATGACCTGGAAACAGACGATGACGATGATCCCACAGAACTTCCCACAGGAAGTGGTCATTGGGGAGTGTCATGGGGATTAACAGCCTCGAAAAGCAGCGACCCTGCTCTCCTTTTTGCCTCTTTAAATTATTACTATAATATAAAGCGAGATATTGGCGATGACATTGGCGAAATAGAACCAGGGGATAGCATAGAATACGGCTTTGGCCTCGCCTACGCTTTAAATGAACGACTCTCCAGCAGCATCTTTTACCAGCAGCGTATTTATGACAAAACCAAACAAAATGGGGAAGGGATAGACGGAAGCGATCTCAATGTCAGCACTCTCTATTTTGGCGCCAATTACGCCCTCTCACCGCAGCGCAGTATCAGCGTTTCCCTGGGCACCGGGCTTTCCGAGGACGCACCGGACGTCACCCTCCAGGTGAGTATGCCTATTCTCTTCGGGCTGGACGGATAA